One genomic window of Pseudomonas chlororaphis subsp. piscium includes the following:
- a CDS encoding alpha-L-glutamate ligase-like protein, with protein sequence MFGLWKTWKALEARGIMGINRRNADYVLKYNKRSLYPIVDDKIITKERAIKAGIHVPELYGVISTEKEIDKLGEIIGGRNDFVIKPAQGAGGDGIIVIADRFEGRYRTVSGKIISHEEIEHHISSILTGLYSLGGHRDRALIEYRVTPDQIFKSISYEGVPDIRIIVLMGYPVMAMLRLPTRQSGGKANLHQGAIGVGVDLATGLTLRGTWLNNIIAKHPDTTNAVDGVQLPYWDGFMKLAAGCYELCGLGYIGVDMVLDQEKGPLILELNARPGLNIQIANDCGLTQRTHAVEAHLAELKARGISETVEQRVQFAQDLFGHIPAVEG encoded by the coding sequence ATGTTCGGCCTGTGGAAGACCTGGAAGGCCCTGGAAGCCCGGGGCATCATGGGGATCAATCGGCGTAACGCGGACTACGTGCTCAAGTACAACAAGCGCAGCCTGTACCCGATCGTCGACGACAAGATCATCACCAAGGAACGCGCGATCAAGGCCGGCATCCATGTGCCGGAACTGTACGGCGTGATCTCCACCGAGAAGGAAATCGACAAGCTCGGCGAGATCATCGGCGGGCGCAACGACTTCGTGATCAAGCCGGCCCAGGGCGCCGGCGGCGACGGCATCATCGTGATCGCCGACCGTTTCGAGGGTCGCTATCGCACGGTGTCGGGAAAGATCATCAGTCATGAAGAAATCGAGCACCATATCTCCAGCATCCTCACCGGCCTCTATTCCCTGGGCGGCCACCGCGACCGGGCGCTGATCGAATACCGGGTGACCCCGGACCAGATCTTCAAGAGCATCAGCTACGAAGGCGTGCCGGACATCCGCATCATCGTACTCATGGGCTACCCGGTGATGGCCATGCTGCGCCTGCCGACCCGCCAGTCCGGCGGCAAGGCCAACCTGCACCAGGGCGCCATCGGTGTCGGTGTCGACCTGGCCACCGGCCTGACCCTGCGCGGCACCTGGCTGAACAACATCATCGCCAAGCACCCGGACACCACCAATGCGGTGGACGGCGTGCAACTGCCCTACTGGGACGGCTTCATGAAGCTGGCGGCCGGCTGTTACGAGCTGTGCGGCCTGGGCTACATCGGGGTCGACATGGTGCTGGACCAGGAAAAGGGCCCGCTGATCCTCGAGCTCAACGCCCGCCCCGGCCTGAACATCCAGATCGCCAACGACTGCGGCCTGACCCAGCGCACCCATGCGGTCGAAGCGCACCTGGCAGAGCTGAAAGCCCGCGGTATCAGCGAAACCGTCGAGCAGCGCGTGCAATTTGCCCAGGACCTGTTCGGCCATATCCCGGCGGTGGAAGGCTGA